Genomic segment of Mycobacterium botniense:
CGGCAAACTCGCCGCCGGCCTCGGGTCAACAAACTCGGTATCAGCGGGAATAGGCCAGGCCGGGGCAGTCGGATCGTTATCAGTACCACCGAGCTGGGCTGGCGAGCCCGTGGCGATCCGCCCCGCCGCGCTCGCGATCCCGGGCACTGTCGCCGCCGATGCCGGTCCCGCGCCGCCAGAGTCGATGCCGGGCAGCGCATTCAGTCAGTCGCTGCTGAGTTCCCTGTCGAAAACTGCTGCTGATTCCCCGCGCCACAAATCCAAACCGGTGATCGTACGCAACCCGGCCTCTGAACGGTCGGCCACGTAATCCTGAGAAAGGAGTCCAGACATGGATTTTGGAGCATTACCACCTGAAATTAACTCCGCCCGAATGTATTCGGGTCCCGGGTCGGGGCCGCTGCTGGCCGCGGCGACCGCCTGGGATGGGCTCGCCAACGAGCTGAGTTTCTCAGCGGGCACCTACTCATCGGTGATTGCCAACCTGACCAGTACGGGATGGCGGGGTGCCGCGTCGACGATGATGGCCGGTGCGGTCGCCCCTTATGTGGCGTGGCTGCACGACACCGCCGCCCGGGCGGCGCAGACGGCGGCCCAGGCCAAAGCTGCCGTGGGCGCCTACGAGACGGCGTTCGCGGCCACGGTGCCCCCGCCGCTGATCGAGGCCAACCGGGCACAGTTGGCAGCGCTGGCCGCGAGCAACTTCTTCGGCCAAAACAGCCCGGCGATCGCAGCAACTGAGGCCGAATACGACGAGATGTGGGCCCAGGACGCCGCGGCGATGTACGGCTATGCCGGCTCTTCGGCATCCGCCACCCGGTTAACCCCGTTCAGCCAACCACCCCGGACCACCGATCCGGCGGGCCAGGCCGCCCAGGCCGCGGCAGTCGCCCAGGCCACCGCGACCGGCGCCGGCCACGCCCGGAATGTCACCGCTCTGTCCGGGCTTACCAGTGCCCTACAGAGTCTCGCCTCGCCCGCTTCGGCATCCTCGGCGTCTTCGTCGTCGGCCAACGTGGTCCCTGTGATCGCCGGGGAGCCCGTCACGGCGTACGGGTTCGAAACCCTCACCCTCGCGAACATGGCCGAGGCAACCAATGACGAGTTCTGGCGACTTACCGCACTCGGCGCCAGGCTGACGAGCTGGTATTCGAGCGCCCAACGCGATTTCGCCCAGGGGATCGGGCCATTTGCGCCAATTTTCGGGATTCCGCTACCGTCGACGACGTCAGCAGCCTCAGCGGTGATGGGCCGGGCCAGCCAGGTCAGCCTGTTGTCGGTGCCCCCGACCTGGGCCGCTACTGCCGCCCCGGAAATCACCCCGGCGGCCCTGACGCTTCCGGCTGCCGGGACCGCGCCGGACGCCGCGGTCGGCATACCCGGTGGCGTGTTCGGCGAGACCTTGATGGGCAGCCTGGCGGGACGCGCGGTCAGCGCCGCGGCAGCCAAGCCCCGCCGCAAAGTTATCCCTCGCTCCCCCGCTGGGGGATGACCCCTGCCGGGCAAGAGGGCAACCGCCTGCACAGTGGCGCGGGCACGTCAAGGTCCCGCGCACTGCCCGACC
This window contains:
- a CDS encoding PPE family protein, with the translated sequence MDFGALPPEINSARMYSGPGSGPLLAAATAWDGLANELSFSAGTYSSVIANLTSTGWRGAASTMMAGAVAPYVAWLHDTAARAAQTAAQAKAAVGAYETAFAATVPPPLIEANRAQLAALAASNFFGQNSPAIAATEAEYDEMWAQDAAAMYGYAGSSASATRLTPFSQPPRTTDPAGQAAQAAAVAQATATGAGHARNVTALSGLTSALQSLASPASASSASSSSANVVPVIAGEPVTAYGFETLTLANMAEATNDEFWRLTALGARLTSWYSSAQRDFAQGIGPFAPIFGIPLPSTTSAASAVMGRASQVSLLSVPPTWAATAAPEITPAALTLPAAGTAPDAAVGIPGGVFGETLMGSLAGRAVSAAAAKPRRKVIPRSPAGG